The Lactuca sativa cultivar Salinas chromosome 2, Lsat_Salinas_v11, whole genome shotgun sequence genome includes a window with the following:
- the LOC111905549 gene encoding uncharacterized protein LOC111905549, with protein MFTRFIVTSEKRHNDHDAAIQETRTILRNQQASILNTEKRLGQLAHQVNERRPGELPSKTENNPRMENVNAITSSFGEIFTPLTPTQKVSTEVPAEKTEGSSSAKPDMTRRVPLTDSTSPRSEDKNAIYLKTYRPPLPFPIRAMPDERVKAYRTFMEHVKALQVNIPFVETMLQTPKYLNLLKGLFAARKDIAEVAKLVLDELPEKKGDLGSISTPCQFGNILATQALTDSGASINIIPFSFFKKLNLPEPKPINMKIHLADKIIIRPRGVCEDLLIKVDKFVFPVDFIVLDMEEDPKIPIILGRSFLNTACALIDVCESTLTLRVGDESTVFKAIQEVKQEETREEEISSIDLDDEILQKELALLQKEDPNKFVLSSGGNGDAEKDLEEIEKLLKGTDSEKSMESEECASTR; from the coding sequence ATGTTCACGAGATTTATAGTCACATCCGAGAAAAGACACAATGATCATGATGCTGCAATACAAGAGACCAGAACAATActtaggaatcagcaagcatctaTTCTCAACACTGAAAAACGACTTGGGCAATTGGCACACCAAGTGAACGAGAGAAGACCGGGTGAACTTCCAAGTAAAACTGAGAATAATCCGAGGATGGAGAATGTGAATGCTATAACATCTAGTTTTGGGGAAATTTTCACTCCTCTGACCCCTACACAGAAGGTCTCAACTGAGGTGCCTGCAGAAAAGACAGAAGGGTCGAGTTCAGCTAAACCcgacatgactcgtcgagtccctctaacggactcgacgagtccaaggtctGAAGACAAAAATGCTATTTACTTAAAGACTTATAGGCCACCTTTGCCATTTCCAATTCGAGCCATGCCTGATGAAAGGGTTAAAGCGTACAGAACTTTCATGGAACATGTTAAAGCCCTTCAAGTCAACATACCATTTGTTGAAACGATGCTTCAAACACCTAAATATTTAAACTTGCTTAAGGGTCTTTTTGCTGCTAGAAAGGATATAGCTGAAGTAGCGAAGTTAGTATTAGATGAGCTACCAGAAAAGAAGGGTGATCTGGGAAGCATCTCGACTCCTTGTCAGTTTGGAAATATACTTGCTACTCAAGCATTGACCGATTCGGGTGCAAGTATTAACATAATTCCTTTTTCTTTCTTCAAGAAGTTGAATCTACCGGAGCCAAAGCCTATTAATATGAAGATCCATCTAGCGGACAAGATAATCATTCGTCCGAGAggtgtttgtgaagatcttctcatAAAAGTGGACAAATTTGTATTCCCCGTGGATTTTATAGTGCTtgacatggaagaagaccccaaaattccaattattttgggaagatcattTTTGAATACCGCATGTGCATTGATAGATGTATGCGAGTCCACACTAACATTAAGGGTAGGAGATGAATCAACAGTGtttaaggctatacaagaggttAAGCAAGAAGAAACAAGAGAAGAAGAAATTTCCTCCATTGATTTGGATGATGAAATActacaaaaagaacttgcactCTTACAAAAAGAAGATCCAAATAAATTTGTACTATCTTCTGGAGGAAATGGTGATGCTGAGAAAGACTTAGAGGAGATAGAGAAGCTATTGAAGGGAACTGATTCAGAAAAATCGATGGAAAGTGAGGAATGTgcatcgactcgctga